From the genome of Magnolia sinica isolate HGM2019 chromosome 12, MsV1, whole genome shotgun sequence:
acaaaaaaccaCCTTTTTCTGGTCTTAAGAAGGCAATCAATCACCTTATCCTGTAAGTTGgaacttatctttttttttttttttcctatgtcCACAATGTACATTGAAACACTGACCTAACAATGTGTATTGCAGTTGAAATCAGAAATGTTTTGCTTTTCTGACAGGGCATGGAGGGAACCAATCAAAGATTATAATCTTCACTAGTGTAGCATCGGTTCTGGTGTTGGCTCTATTCAGTTGTTATGTTTGCTGCTACCGACGGCGAAGGAAGAGGTCGCCAAAAGGTTgggaaaaaagaacaaaaaaaggcTGGGCCAGACCATTGGGCTCTTGGGTGAAGCCCACCATGGTCCAgggttggattttatttttaggccTGTGGATTGGGCTTTGAACTGCTTTTTATGCCAGAAAAAGAAATAATAAGTATGTCATGCCTAGACCAGAAGATATTTCCCAAGTCCTGGCTTCAGCATGAATCTAGGAATGTACATCTTCCATTTTCCACAAATGATCCGAAGTTCAGGCCCTAGACGAGGGCAGGGTCTAAATTTTAGGCTGAAACAGAAATGCCAATGACTAATTTCATGTTTTCTCATTTCTAAATCAGTGAAAGAGAAGCGGCACCATGCACTATTAAATTATTCAGGGCCTCCGGTTGGCTTGGAACTCATGGACTCAAGCATGAATGGTGAGGAAACACAAGATCTGCCGTTGATTGACTTGGTTACAATACAAGCTGCTACGAACAACTTCTCTGATGAAAATAAGCTCGGAGAAGGTGGATTTGGCCCTGTATATAAGGTAAAGGCACTTGTATGAATGTATTTGGATTCACAATCGAACCAATTAGACGTTTTTATTCTATGAAAATGGAATGAGGAAAGTTTTAGGCTGcgtttgattgcaccaaatatcatgagtGCAACCAACACAGCCTTAATTTGTTGAGCATAACAAGGACGCAGACTCTAGGTTGTACTAACATCTATGTAATTGCAATATAATGGCTACATCCTCATTACAATTACTGAGAAAACTCATTAATTTGGTGAGGTCATCTCGAATCAACTGAATGTTTGAAGTTCGATTTGCTCTGGCATCCAAACACATCTTTTCTTGGAGTAGTTGAATAAGTCCTAAACTGAATAGGCTACATGAATTTTCTAATTAACCATTGCATGGAAAATCATTTCAGGGAATGCTATCTAATGGGAAGGAAATTGCAGTTAAAAGGCTTTCAAGAAGTTCAGGGCAAGGTCCGAAGGAATTCAAGAATGAAGTCACATTGATTGCCAAACTCCAACATAGGAACCTTGTGAGGCTCTTGTATTGCTGTATAGAGAAAGGAGAGAAACTGCTCATCTATGAATACATGCCAAACACTAGCTTGGATGTCTTCCTCTTTAGTATgaatcctttctttcttcttcaaattttgaatttcaccACACAAATACACGTGTAAGTTACATGTATGCATGGCTATGTGGTTGTAGGTGCCCACAAGCACTATAAACAAACCTAAACGGCAAAGCTGGTAACATGTGAAATGGGACCCAAATTGTCAGCCCAATATGACTACTCTTTAGAAGCTCAGTCACCATAACAGCCAATTAACAAACAAACATACTATTGGATCATAATGTCAAAAGGAAAACATAGGTaagtggttaagatcatctaaattAGTAATTAGTTGCACCGGCCAATCTCCATTTCTATTGTAAATAGAACTAAATAGTATATATGccccaaactttttttttttggagggggggggggggtgtgtcgGGGAACAATCATGTAGCCCGGCCTACAATGGATCATTggcctttaaataaataaattaactcCAACCCTGTTGTGAAATTTCCTTAACCCTACTAATTGTGTTAGTTACAacaatcatgaaatatcatgatatttagtgcaatcGAACACACCTTATGATACGCAGTGTAAATTTAATTGAATATGAGTTCTAACCAACCTAACCATGATCCAACtcatcatcatataagccttatcccaactaattatgatcagctacacaaatcctgttACTATCAACATTCATGATAAAAGTTACGGCAGAAGTTCGAATGAACTGCCAACTTGGGCAACCCTAATATTTTATTTGGGCTTGACAGCACAAAACTCTCACAAGCATTATGTAATAGTATATCACATAGTTTGATTAAAATCAATGAGTAGAATATGATCCAACTCAATATGCATGTTATTTTCAGATCCAATCAAGCGACCTCAATTAGGCTGGGAAAGGTGTCATAATATTATAGGTGGAATTGCAAAGGGCCTTGTTTATCTCCACGAAGACTCAAGACTCAgaatcattcacaggaatttaaAAGCTAGCAATGTTTTGTTGGACCATGAGATGAACCCAAAGATTTCCGACTTTGGAATGGCACGCTTTTTGGGAGGAAATCAAAGTCAGGTCAATACCAACAGAGTTGTCGGAACATAGTAAGTAGGCATGCAATGTTCTACTTTGGCAATACATATCACACTTTCCTTCTCATAATCAGACTCATCATTCCATGATTACTAATGAAATCGTTAATTAATAATGTTGATCACACACCAAATCATTGGACTGGTTCTGATTTCTTGGACAGGACATTTAGACATTGGAACCACCTGATGATATTGCACGTCTGCCAGCCCACAGTCCTTAggaatttctcatttttttagacACTGTTTCTAATGCATCTTCCACCATGGTCATTGCCAACAGTGGCTACATGGCACCAGAGTATGCAATGGGAGGGCGATTTTCGGTGAAATCTGATGTCTACAGCTTTGGAGTTTTACTGCTAGAGATTGTAAGCGGAAAAAGGAACAATGGTCACCATCTTCCTAACCATGCTCAGAGCCTCCTGACTTATGTATGTTTCTCAGTAACTCGAATTAAAACACCCCTTCTTAGTCTCATATTCTTACATGAAATGTGATATTACAGGCATGGGAATTATGGTGTGATGGAAGAACTATGAAGTTGATTGATCCTTTGTTAGCCCAGACATGTAAGACAAGTGAAGTGTTGAGATGGATCCACATTGGGCTACTATGTGTTCAACAAGATGCGGCAGATAGGCCGACCATGTCCTTGGTCGTTCTCATGCTTGGAAGCGAATCTATGGATCTTCCACAACCTACACAACCAGGATTTTTTGTCTCAAGAGTGGTCATTGAATCAGATCAATCTTCAGGAAGAGCCAAAATGGTCTCTATGAATGAGGTAACTATCTCTACTTTCCAACCCAGATGAGTGGGCCTATCTGATCAGTCAGTCTCATGCTCTATTGGGTTGGGATGTGATCTCTGCGGGCCATTGTTCAACCTTGGCTTACCATGTATATTTGTAATGATGCCTTCTCCATGTAAGTTCCCATCTTTTATCGATACATAGATGCTTGATGGACTTGAAACATTTGGGGATTATGTTAATTGAAGTTTTAATATATATTTCAAGATCCTATTTGTTGAGAATCATTTTCCAGGTCCGTTTAGTCTCGTTTGCTTCCATGTTTAGTTTGGCTAGTATCTGGTTAGCGAGTAATTAGCTGACTTGGACATCAGGTCTACATATCTTAGTTAGAACATGAGCTGCTTAATGGGTTGTCATATCCTAGTTTGTCTTGAGTTTGGATAGCATCCTATATAGGGTTTAACCCATCAATAAACACATGTGCATACATGTTCACTCTTCCATGGAATGCAAAGTAAGTTTTTGTTTCTCCTCTTTACATACTTCTCTAGGCCACCACCCATTATCCCCTTTGATGCCAAGACATTCATCTTCATAGTCTTGTTGTGTAAATTTCAACATGATGTCACTCCTCATATGCAAGATCTAAGTAGTTCATGTTGAGGCAATGGTGTTTATATGCGTGAATGAAATGCACAGTGTTTCCTAAGAGGCAACATCTCTctcattattattaatattattaattttttagaaaGGTGGGATCACACCACCTATAACCTCGTTGATTTGTCAAAATTCCATATCATATATCATGGCCTATCTTTTTTGTTGTTATTGTTGCTGGAGAAAGGTGGGACCACACCACCTGTAACTTTGCTGATAAGAAAGGCTACATACACAGAGTAGGCACCCACAAAAAAGGATTGGGCCTTGCCTCCAAAATAACCAATAATAGCACTATACAAACTAAATACAaggccccaaaaaaaaataaaattgtcctAACTAGTCAGACCCAAACAGCAAAGGACTCAAACAGACCAGGCAACCAAACAGTCTTATCTGATACCCTGGCCCAGGTTTAGAGAAACCGTTCTTCCTTATCATCCCTAGCCCCGAATTATCCAAAGAAACCAGGCCCCGGATTTCACACGGAAGTTCTGTTTTCCCTGTAAACAATCTGTCTTCACTCCCATTAGTCCCTAGCCTACCCAGGCCATCTGCTACTACATTGCCTTCTTTTGGAGTATGAGACATTTTGAGATTCAGATTCATGCACTCATGAGTGATTTTGCCTACCCTATACCAAATTTTCCAAGGAATGGTAGCAAGCGGGTTGCCAAAGGCAACCGTAATGTTTATAGAGTCTGATTCTGCTATAACATTAGTCAGACCTAATTAATACAAATCTTCAACCCATCCAACAATACTAAGCCTCTGCCACTGTGTTGGATACCGACCCATAAGCATGGTGGAAAGTAAATAAGACCTTACCCAAGTGGTCTCTACAAACACAGACCCTCTCCCCTCACAAGGATTGCCAAGGGAGGAACCATCCACATTTAATTTGAGCCAGCCCAGTACAGGTTGAATCCACTTAATCACTCCAATTGTGCATGCCCTTCTTTCACCTTTTCGGAGGCCAAAGGCTTGAAGGCCCACCTTTTCAATCAACACACTATTATCAATCCTTGTATGCAGCGGCCAACCTCCTTCAGCCATGCTTTCGTCAAATTTCTGGGCATTTCTCCCAATCTATAGTTTGTATACAATGAAGATTGGAACCATCCCACGAAGCAACTTGAATTTTGAAGAGTCCCTTGCCCGACAGCACCAGTGCTCAATATGATGTTGAATGGATTGATTTGGTTCAACATGCATATAAGAAAGACGGCTAAAATGGGCCCAAAGCTAAGATGGAAGCTTACCTTTGCAGAATAGATCTGCAAAATCATAATAAGAAATTGATTTTCCAAGAGCTGACAGCCCCTGGTGGTTGGTCAAATTCAAATTATCAGACGGCAGAAGTTCACCATGAAGCAACTGGACATTGGATGTGATATCAACTCTCCTCCTCAACTCTGGTCTAACGGCTCTGGAAGGAAGCTCCTCTTCAGGCCAGTGATTACTGCCCTGCAGAGACAATTTATCAAAATGCCTCAACAACAGATCAACATCCTGCCATTCCTGCTTGAGCAGCAGCCATTCATGGATGTGATCATCCCAACAGAGAGCAAATCCCGACTAATAACATGGACCCCAAATCTGATGTTACCTTTGTCCTGATTCTCCATTTCAAGATCCAGTTGCTGATCGCCCCTCCTCATAGATCCATTCAGTAGAGACTAGCCAGGATTGGCCGGGCCCTCTTCTGCTGACAACAGAGGATCACTTGATCTTGCAGCAATGAGCCCACGAGACCAGCCTTGGGACGAAGGTAGAGACCTTGTACTTGACCAAGAAATCCCTGGATGCAACAGTTTGTCCTGGATATATAAATTCCTCCTACACCAGTCCTGACAGCAGAATCTGCTTCATTAGGACCATGATCTAATGTCGACACAACAGACGCATCTGGATGCAAGATGATGTCCAACCTGCCGAACTCTTACATCAACTGGAACTTCCTTGTTCATGATTTTCCAAACAAATACTGCAAGTTTCAGGGCACGAATTTATTCTGAACCCAATGGCACCAAGACAATTTTGCTCGTTTAGCAAGCACTAACTCCCACACTGCTTTAATGGAAAATTTCCCTACTGCTTCCAGGGCCCAAATCAACCTATCTCCCCTATCCACAATTATAAAATTTATCCTCCAGATTTGAAGAATCATCTCAGTAGGCAATACATCCTCTACAGAAAAAAAATCCCACAGCCCCTCTTGCCTCCAGAAATCCACAACTTTTGCATGACTCAGATGCTCCAGGATGCAAACATTTACCTTTCCAGCTAGAATTCCAGCACCTGTCTAGTTCTGTGTCCTAAAAATAATTCCACAGCCAATCATCCTTGTCGAGTTGTGGATGGTCATTGGGAGTTTCCTAGCTAACTCTTTTCATATGCTTGAGCCCCACTACGTGAGCTCCCCTAAGTTCGAATAATTTTAGACCAGTACTTCAACCCAATGAACCTTTCTCATAAGGAATTTTCCAACAACAGATTCCAACACATTTTAATAAACAAGCTTAGCATAACCTCCTCAAGCCTCCTAATTTGTAACCCCCCTTCCGAAAAAGGAAAGCTAGTTTcaaccctttttatttatttatttacgcaCATACCCTCATACCCACACACACcataatgggtactcgaacccatgaccttaatgttgaaactcttgtgagtctaccagtACGCCATTAGTAGGGAGTCTGTTTTTCTGATTCTTCAACTCACCCAAGAAAAAATCAAAGAATAAtgcttccattttttttttacaagcggAAATCAGGATGTCAAAGGCAGCCATGATATGTATAGGATAGCTTGCcaggacatgtttgattagagTAATTCTCCCCACCGGGGATTAAAGCTTTGCCTTCCAAACCTCTATCGTTCTCATCTCCTTTTTTATTAGGAAAAGCATCTGGTAGGCACGAATCTTTCAACTTGAAACTGAGACCCCTAAATATGAAAAGGTAAATGATGCTTTATTAAAAGCTTGAAACCTTCTTTACAGTTAGAACCCCACGAACTGGATTCCTTCCTTGACATGATGAAGCAACTCCTACCTTCATTTATTTTCTGGCCTAACACCTTGTCGCAACTGCCTAGGAACTTCTTCAATCTCCTAACTAAGGATTGCCTTCCATTGATGAAGGTAATAGTGTcgtctgaaaataaaaataaaaaataaaaataaaaagatgagaAATCATAGGGATGCACGTGGCAACTAAAAGGGCGGACATTGTCCCCTTAGCATGATATTTTTCACTCCCTTACTTAGAACCTCCGCCAATATAGTAAAGATGCTTTCGAAACCGGGTCTCCTTAACACAACTCTCTGGATGATTCAAAGAAGCCTGAAGCCCTATCATTAACTATAACCTAGAACCAGTTATTATTCTAGCATCTTTCTACCGTAGCTACTCATTCCTCTGCAAAGTCAAACTTGTCTAGAAGCATAAGAATGAAGTTCCAATCTAACTGATTGTAGGCACTGATAGGCCTGAAATCCCTTAAGAATTCAGGATTGGATCTATTGGGTACCAGACATAAGAATACATTAAAAGGATCTAGGGATGATTCCTCCCTCAAAGAATTCACACTCTATTTCACAAATATCGTCACCAACAATGTCCTATAacagggcttttttttttttttttttttttttttttttttttttaaatcctagAAAAACCATCTGGCCCAGCGCACTATCCTTTATGATAGAGAAGGCTGCTTCTTTCCCTCATCAATAAGGGGGTTGCTCATCAAAACATCATTCATCTGCTTTGACACCAGCCTAGGAATGCAATCAAGAATATTAGCCATCATCTGAGTACCTTCCAAGGTGAAGAGATGGTTAAAGTACCTCATGGACTTTGCTGCAATGGCATCATGAGGTTTTAGAATATCATTGGGTTCCATTTTGATTCTTTGCACCACGGACCTTTGCTGCCTTTTTCTGAgattcatgaaaaaaaataataacaataataacatgTGTTACGATCTCCCTCTTCTCACTCCACATGTTTCTCGCTTTCTACATCCAGAAAATTTTCTCTTGAAGCTGCATCGTAGCCAAATGTGCTTTAGCTTGATCCAACTCACAATCATGCTTAGACCTAGAGACCAAAAGCTCATGTTCTGCCCCAGTCACCACATCCTCTGCATGTTGATTGTTGTGAAACACATtcccaaatgtttttttttttttttttttaagacacagggtgtccctgcCCCTATTATAGGCGAGACTATTCCATGAAGATACaaacaatcacccacaaccacgtgtgtCGGGTAGTGCCAAGGAGGAGGGTGGAAGACACActtgtagggagcaaacccatggtgagcCCAAACATTCCCAAATGTTTTCTTATTCCAATTCTAAAAAACAACTTTGAGGTTCCTCATGCTAAGAAATAATTTCACCATAAGAGACCCTTCCACCCCTTCACCCCACCAGGCCCTAACTTCCTCCGGGAATTCATCATCTGTCACCCACATTCTTCATAACTGGAATGATTTGGGAAAGTTCCCTAAAACATCCCCCTCGGTTAAGTGTAGGGGACAGTGGGGAACACTTGAAAATGTGAGAATTGTCAAAGCCAATCAAGTTAACCTACATTCTGTCAACCTAGCACACATAAGACTTTTGCCTTTTCTATCATTGCACCAAGTAAATTTAGAGCCCAAAAAGCCTGCATCTATTAGCCTCACATCATTAACAACTTTGACGAATTCCTCCATAGCCCTCCTAGTTGGATCGCTGCCACCAGGACGGTCCTCCCCACAAAGTTACAATAAAATCACCACACACTAACCACGGGCCATCAAACATCATTTGGACCATTTGCAACTCATCCACTAGATTCCTTTGACCACCCTTGTCACAAATAGCATACACAACCAAAACCGAGACCTCTTTGTCGAACTCTTTTAATTGGAATTTAAAGAAGAAATACACTGCCTAGACGATGCTATATATGGTGCATACCTGGGTAAAGCTCCGATAAATAACCCAAATCTTGCCTTCTGCCTCCTCTTCAACGAATAACATTTCAAAACCAAGCTTAATAGCAATAACTAGAAGTCATGATTCATTCACCAGGGTTTCATGCAGTAGGAGAAGGCAAACCTTGTATTTAAGGATGATCTTCCGCAAATACCGAAGTGTCGTAGAGTTGCCCAACCCCTTCACACTCCAACATAAAATCGCTAATCAGTAGAAACCCAGCCAGTTCGATGATCCCGTCTTCTAAGCCTCAACTGCAGAATGCTCAAGTTTCTAGTCACCATTCTCACTTAATTTAAAG
Proteins encoded in this window:
- the LOC131221581 gene encoding cysteine-rich receptor-like protein kinase 10 isoform X2; protein product: MHIFQLSFFLLFLFSSLSQAEQFYNEFYYSNCSVADYTPNTTFETNLNALLPILTFNAHFSTFFYTERGGNPNTVFGLFFCRGDVSFDTCNACVNQATQDIKQKCPNRREAVIWYDLCMLRYSDRNFQSVYDPSINSLALMRRQQNISDPRRFNQTLNGLLKNLSSKAAFSPSVRMLVMGEANFSASQKIYAIMACTPDLSRSDCNTCLEAAISEIPVCCYGNDGAVILGASCAMRYEVFPFYAAAPSAFRRPPSSTTDAPSVKEKRHHALLNYSGPPVGLELMDSSMNGEETQDLPLIDLVTIQAATNNFSDENKLGEGGFGPVYKGMLSNGKEIAVKRLSRSSGQGPKEFKNEVTLIAKLQHRNLVRLLYCCIEKGEKLLIYEYMPNTSLDVFLFNPIKRPQLGWERCHNIIGGIAKGLVYLHEDSRLRIIHRNLKASNVLLDHEMNPKISDFGMARFLGGNQSQVNTNRVVGTYGYMAPEYAMGGRFSVKSDVYSFGVLLLEIVSGKRNNGHHLPNHAQSLLTYAWELWCDGRTMKLIDPLLAQTCKTSEVLRWIHIGLLCVQQDAADRPTMSLVVLMLGSESMDLPQPTQPGFFVSRVVIESDQSSGRAKMVSMNEVTISTFQPR
- the LOC131221581 gene encoding cysteine-rich receptor-like protein kinase 15 isoform X1, with protein sequence MHIFQLSFFLLFLFSSLSQAEQFYNEFYYSNCSVADYTPNTTFETNLNALLPILTFNAHFSTFFYTERGGNPNTVFGLFFCRGDVSFDTCNACVNQATQDIKQKCPNRREAVIWYDLCMLRYSDRNFQSVYDPSINSLALMRRQQNISDPRRFNQTLNGLLKNLSSKAAFSPSVRMLVMGEANFSASQKIYAIMACTPDLSRSDCNTCLEAAISEIPVCCYGNDGAVILGASCAMRYEVFPFYAAAPSAFRRPPSSTTDAPSGHGGNQSKIIIFTSVASVLVLALFSCYVCCYRRRRKRSPKVKEKRHHALLNYSGPPVGLELMDSSMNGEETQDLPLIDLVTIQAATNNFSDENKLGEGGFGPVYKGMLSNGKEIAVKRLSRSSGQGPKEFKNEVTLIAKLQHRNLVRLLYCCIEKGEKLLIYEYMPNTSLDVFLFNPIKRPQLGWERCHNIIGGIAKGLVYLHEDSRLRIIHRNLKASNVLLDHEMNPKISDFGMARFLGGNQSQVNTNRVVGTYGYMAPEYAMGGRFSVKSDVYSFGVLLLEIVSGKRNNGHHLPNHAQSLLTYAWELWCDGRTMKLIDPLLAQTCKTSEVLRWIHIGLLCVQQDAADRPTMSLVVLMLGSESMDLPQPTQPGFFVSRVVIESDQSSGRAKMVSMNEVTISTFQPR